One Drosophila kikkawai strain 14028-0561.14 chromosome 3L, DkikHiC1v2, whole genome shotgun sequence genomic window carries:
- the Dred gene encoding dynactin subunit 1, translating to MMSPREPKLGQRVEVTGKHLHGKVAYVGRTNFAAGLWYGVILDEPLGKNNGTIHGHVYFKCPTNCGLFVRAQQLVRIAELPKGADNQKADEMQREGARGKLTRRSGGAKSVEEHDNQREPMAGTSGKTKGAPSSPSSPQHRTRNAHSPRDQTLAKTSGKFLVAQQQPLQLPKNSSVPEVDYHKTEVVEDVKDSLKKALASQSKELPRQMECEEPIDSEQKVGDPVEKQETPMESTEAAKKEKPADPLQTSTIGELQAHQRAAPQLTPPAMTCNQRRSTSYTQLRPTRISQPKPTTAQAQSSTAQLTLAMPVPLALAPKRSKTSMSPTSCVKRAAPAAFVEPGFLEILRPQFTPGPALRTPSTAAPPVDNPELRQLREELQLLRVQKSEDKLKLLELERMRIHNEQLMEFKSQIMTQQVLLQRELQRSRNELREAQDVSSKFKRELDEIAESIELLTLDKEMAEERMETLQMELEMAQERNDELTLDVEILKAEQEEQMGQRIEKNEKLAGIGATPQSTGEFLRLEQYNQRLRETVVRLRDTLAQEKQSSQRTHKELETKHSEINELKNIKELLSRRVDHMEVQLMDLKEQVDASLGAESMVTQLACLKLELEDRVKLLEDEVYELEALEQIQEQLIESNQEQENDLREEIDKLGGQVKILERQKNAAMESLYDRDVTIMKFRDLVRQLQEQLQVRADGTLSIEDFSSANESQQEEASNQSQTDYQHIFSVSKAYGRAMEQQIKAVELRLQCKHLEYVLAFVPEQFLLRGGEHDVVLVMLLLERMNEKLTIVCQAINEKFPAACEFGRDAIFEGYSVQRYIFRSQCLYLLKSLQLVLQQFRHGLNHCDYELCTHAAIYRSDLEGQEQQLDEFVRLLKTGQLDEHTNCEPIQRVLHYVSGLHQNLMPPQMLVELLDEQQLYGTLIEVYEAGLDAVNANAGLMHTIIQLGHEQTASFHCMQLLMETSCAHKQKLKKLQRKLSSSKTASWTGMQCARYQRILEANEALGALIRLLGSTAREASKDSNGGIAHEKLWRVLVLNYNKFAPACQEAEEPKEVDAYSHRCMQLLEEQLDELFALLESTDVNTEYVRHPVSNTLQERAAQVKRHYEDVKTLELTVGERDKEIKSLKYMAKMKMQDFSELQIRKEMAEKQLSKQCLVLAGFAEAVEQLEQSLLAKEAALGQALTILADKISILEQAQQTWREQQQADSACVTSTAISSNREMNMLHQALRQERSLRVKLQGSEMRKTFAALEPLHVPQTGSQELTNLEKDLRSLKNQWLLAHLDMGQAGSQRRLEIELQGSRILRHIFQTYCTQHPHRAKSTDFGLFISDDLRLAFSPSL from the exons ATGATGAGCCCCCGGGAACCGAAACTTGGCCAGCGCGTTGAGGTAACGGGTAAACATCTGCACGGTAAGGTTGCCTATGTGGGTCGCACTAACTTCGCCGCCGGCCTATGGTACGGCGTAATTCTGGACGAGCCGCTGGGCAAGAATAATGGTACCATCCACGGCCATGTATACTTCAAGTGCCCCACCAACTGCGGACTGTTTGTGCGAGCCCAGCAGCTGGTGAGGATTGCCGAGTTGCCCAAAGGAGCGGATAATCAAAAAGCCGATGAAATGCAACGTGAGGGGGCCCGAGGGAAACTCACGAGGCGGAGTGGTGGGGCGAAGTCCGTGGAGGAGCAT GATAACCAGAGGGAGCCGATGGCCGGCACTTCTGGTAAAACGAAGGGAGCTCCCTCAAGTCCATCGTCACCGCAGCACCGGACCAGGAATGCTCACTCTCCCCGAGATCAGACATTGGCCAAGACTTCTGGGAAGTTTTTGGTAGCCCAGCAGCAACCTCTACAGCTTCCAAAG AATTCAAGTGTGCCTGAAGTTGATTATCACAAAACGGAGGTCGTGGAAGACGTAAAAGATTCCCTTAAAAAAGCACTAGCTTCGCAGTCTAAGGAACTTCCAAGGCAGATGGAGTGCGAGGAACCCATTGATTCTGAACAAAAGGTTGGCGACCCGGTTGAAAAGCAGGAGACCCCAATGGAATCCACAGAAGCAGCCAAGAAGGAAAAGCCTGCCGATCCGCTCCAGACCAGCACAATTGGAGAGTTGCAGGCTCACCAGCGGGCGGCACCGCAACTCACACCGCCTGCAATGACCTGTAACCAGCGGCGATCCACATCCTACACGCAGTTGAGACCGACTAGGATCAGCCAACCAAAGCCAACCACAGCTCAGGCTCAGAGTTCTACAGCGCAGTTGACTCTGGCCATGCCGGTGCCCTTGGCCTTGGCCCCGAAACGCAGCAAGACGAGCATGAGTCCTACGAGCTGTGTAAAACGAGCGGCGCCAGCCGCCTTTGTCGAACCCGGTTTCCTGGAGATCCTGCGGCCGCAGTTCACGCCTGGACCGGCCCTGCGAACACCTAGCACGGCAGCTCCTCCGGTGGACAATCCGGAACTACGACAACTGAGGGAGGAGCTTCAGTTGCTGAGGGTGCAGAAGAGCGAAGACAAACTAAagctgctggagctggagcggaTGCGGATTCACAACGAGCAACTTATGGAGTTTAAGTCACAGATAATGACGCAGCAGGTGTTGCTGCAAAGGGAGCTCCAAAGGTCACGAAACGAACTCCGGGAAGCTCAGGACGTTTCCTCAAAATTCAAAAGGGAGCTAGATGAAATAGCCGAGAGCATTGAACTGCTCACCCTGGACAAGGAAATGGCGGAGGAACGGATGGAAACTCTGCAAATGGAACTGGAGATGGCTCAAGAGCGGAACGACGAACTTACCCTGGACGTCGAGATCCTCAAGGctgagcaggaggagcagatGGGCCAGCGCATTGAAAAGAACGAGAAGCTAGCCGGAATTGGAGCGACACCGCAATCCACCGGCGAGTTCCTTCGGCTAGAACAGTACAATCAACGGCTCAGGGAAACGGTGGTTCGGCTAAGGGACACTCTCGCCCAGGAGAAGCAAAGCAGTCAACGCACACACAAGGAACTGGAGACCAAGCACTCGGAGATCAACGAGCTAAAGAACATCAAGGAGTTGCTCAGCAGAAGGGTGGACCACATGGAAGTGCAGCTAATGGATCTGAAGGAACAGGTAGACGCTTCTCTGGGAGCGGAGTCCATGGTCACGCAACTGGCTTGTCTGAAACTGGAGCTGGAAGATCGTGTCAAGCTGCTGGAGGACGAGGTTTACGAGCTAGAGGCCCTGGAACAAATCCAAGAGCAACTTATAGAAAGTAACCAGGAGCAGGAAAATGATTTGCGCGAGGAGATCGACAAGCTGGGTGGTCAGGTGAAGATTCTAGAGCGGCAGAAAAACGCAGCCATGGAAAGTCTCTATGATCGCGACGTAACCATCATGAAATTCCGGGATCTGGTTAGGCAACTCCAAGAGCAACTCCAGGTCCGGGCAGACGGCACCCTGTCCATCGAGGATTTCAGCAGTGCCAACGAGTCGCAGCAGGAGGAGGCCTCCAATCAGAGCCAGACGGATTACCAGCACATTTTTAGTGTGAGCAAGGCGTATGGAAGGGCCATGGAGCAGCAGATTAAGGCCGTGGAGTTGAGGTTGCAGTGCAAGCACTTGGAGTACGTCCTCGCCTTCGTTCCCGAACAGTTCCTTTTGCGCGGAGGGGAGCACGACGTGGTGCTGGTCATGCTGCTCCTAGAACGGATGAACGAGAAACTGACCATCGTGTGTCAGGCCATCAATGAAAAGTTTCCCGCGGCCTGCGAATTCG GACGCGATGCCATATTTGAGGGCTACTCCGTGCAGCGGTATATCTTCCGGTCGCAGTGCCTTTACCTTCTAAAGAGCCTTCAACTGGTGCTCCAGCAGTTCCGTCACGGACTCAACCACTGCGACTACGAACTGTGCACCCATGCGGCCATCTACCGGAGTGACCTGGAGGGCCAGGAACAGCAGCTGGACGAGTTTGTGCGTCTGCTGAAAACGGGACAACTGGATGAGCACACAAACTGCGAGCCCATCCAGAGGGTTCTTCACTATGTGAGTGGATTGCATCAGAACCTTATGCCCCCTCAAATGCTGGTGGAGCTCCTGGACGAGCAGCAGCTGTACGGCACCCTCATCGAGGTGTACGAAGCGGGGCTGGATGCTGTGAATGCGAATGCAGGCCTAATGCACACCATCATCCAGCTGGGACATGAGCAGACCGCCTCCTTTCACTGCATGCAGCTGCTGATGGAGACGAGCTGTGCCCACAAGCAGAAACTGAAGAAGCTGCAGAGAAAGCTGAGTAGCAGTAAGACAGCTTCCTGGACGGGAATGCAGTGTGCCAGGTACCAGAGAATCCTGGAGGCCAATGAAGCGCTAGGTGCACTTATCCGACTACTAGGATCCACTGCTCGGGAGGCGAGCAAGGATTCCAACGGGGGTATAGCCCACGAGAAGCTGTGGAGAGTGCTGGTGCTCAACTACAATAAGTTCGCTCCTGCTTGCCAGGAGGCTGAGGAGCCCAAGGAAGTGGACGCCTATAGTCACCGGTGCATGCAACTCCTGGAAGAGCAGCTGGACGAGCTCTTCGCGCTCCTAGAATCCACGGATGTGAACACGGAGTATGTGCGTCATCCCGTCAGCAACACATTACAGGAACGAGCTGCCCAGGTAAAACGCCACTACGAGGACGTGAAAACCCTTGAGCTAACCGTTGGCGAGCGAGACAAGGAAATAAAAAGCCTCAAGTACATGGCCAAGATGAAGATGCAGGACTTCTCCGAGCTGCAGATCCGCAAGGAGATGGCCGAGAAGCAGCTCAGCAAGCAATGCCTAGTGCTCGCCGGATTCGCAGAGGCTGTGGAGCAACTGGAGCAGTCCCTCCTTGCCAAGGAGGCAGCCCTGGGACAGGCCTTGACCATTCTGGCCGATAAGATCTCAATTCTGGAGCAGGCCCAGCAGACCtggcgggagcagcagcaggccgaTAGTGCCTGTGTGACCAGCACTGCGATTAGCTCCAACCGGGAGATGAACATGCTGCACCAGGCCCTACGTCAGGAGCGATCCCTGCGCGTGAAGCTGCAGGGCAGCGAAATGAGAAAGACCTTTGCCGCCTTGGAGCCGCTGCATGTGCCCCAGACGGGAAGCCAGGAGCTGACCAATCTGGAGAAGGACCTTCGCTCCCTGAAGAACCAGTGGCTGCTGGCCCACCTGGACATGGGTCAGGCCGGAAGCCAGCGGCGCTTGGAGATCGAACTGCAGGGCAGCCGCATCCTGCGACATATCTTCCAGACATATTGCACCCAGCACCCGCATCGGGCCAAGAGCACGGACTTTGGGCTATTCATAAGCGACGATCTGCGGCTGGCATTCAGTCCCAGTCTCTAG
- the Ltn1 gene encoding E3 ubiquitin-protein ligase listerin, with the protein MGGKTKQAPRTKNNAKPSSSSRTAELLGSTPIFVGFSAQADGGGLVPFAPGFASAEQMPDSFDAAISPQTQIILRKLSKKDPMTKKKALHELQELIEQSDVETLKSILPLWPKYYLNLASDPEHNVRELTQTVLQLLMAKCKKAMAPYLKLLVPVWLGSRFDTYAPAASIAGQSFRETFAGSANRTREVCMHCQLEILEYATRNLTFHTAATLSIGKSLTAEEAEQKYQRVVISSLKVLSFFLEETAQTEELSQVKEGFGTLVTHQKFWSFAKHKIPAIKAAWFECIYHVLQSVALLEVLSPQKAQLITLCFQFIDDADPVVAPHVWGCILLLQNNYEDWFVPLNVRKALLPKLSSLLRNGFNRNAQAICPNLLPFLSKITPTALQDLDIYEFYQRFFDDIKLAVTGKFDPPLSKSDCTVVHNTYFECLRFLIQQINNSKEREPREQEFAEGLLQNNVLEPIGWLLKSESAHVKNFFQHSSALVAFWDRQINNGLDNGGLYAKLLNQFWSRIFELVTQDLALEEVNEQLLSHVLLLVHDLHMANPSLESPSVKFVEEVEGKVEKSEPTTPVKKAQEAAAFIQKELKQLVVKLVRICLDKASGSASSRYVDQIRTLTKMFTDAAFYESLTDRGDLRGALDKFVSLLDSPNDEACESIVEIVFEILLLLEPEQRFEYIKDTLLKLQQHRVQSLLLHRLLSYPLCQEPAVRQMLSCSDTGSVIARIAAEVVVDNDREKLNLLHKCFFQTDTGDILINAETVDKILLAMCGPLEQPELVDDMVEVCGSFIAQIMPVICSNDNSSVGVRQQIFLTLFKFSLEHRPEEYLSEDTLWEITTCWQDALSSKDIEVDSATLKSCAGIVEDLATSADLKAENLDGMAEAMAKFVICSTENIEDEEKRLTRIDETIAALLESPLKTSEKVKRFENHCVLLDALQGSVSAGVPFESASFADNHILPLLQRSTLNFFTLYKLVYQFPPPQTTNDPEDELTEDYCDPNADVLTKWSESLILELLQCIRVAGTAESWLEVSDLQPSMQELVLVLSEKVKSFMGNSSGLVDIVKDRLQLSAQQQGSVISCRLLSYLTYCPQYAAFEESATILLHENIAESLVSQGAHKAYTMALQYLLPRLSQKALSLNSAIMRTEPPEIWVKAAVFHALLLNNFEAEINEKTDRNIIVSAVQFMTSIGEKQATQKDLLHYNVELAKQPFESVINTVEFIKLLTEVLKRFPYELSIKNWDAIRIGLSSWVLTVSKSIAQFDDPKTCLFVVAVYQLFGALIDFIRSEKQKSSTELLKNVIEEWDSLFAKEVSVVLFKAYYQLTHEASVEPGFQACYEAMLEGLLPALELLDYSFVYAFCKTNSKITLDHLCNFLFKQLYSAQHSIRLSAVNALRQLTPHFVADDIELNEKQSESLSATISKWHFLNRFEDYLTRYDALIRKYLDEFTFKLTELEDLEPIDRHEALSYLLLWDCIINACAKSPVALRAVYTNWLNDNKYEENFLHFLFRAMPVDILKNHGNKVHSNGVYKELTWLQLKDRKLSLERYVCHLYTEVLRKLPAVVRRWWNATQSRQKNFVDNLTTNYVSSLICSEELKAIANRKEKHENMQVTVHSSTREVLAVYAIDEARMELVITLAPNYPLGAVKVECGKQIGGRASSRNVGMQLTIFLTHQNGTIYDGLTMWKNNLDKKFEGVEECYVCYTVIHQDTCQLPKLTCKTCKKKFHGPCLYKWFTTSSKSTCPICRNVF; encoded by the exons ATGGGTGGAAAGACAAAACAAGCGCCGCGAAccaaaaataatgcaaaa CCTTCGAGCAGCAGTCGGACAGCGGAGCTGCTGGGCAGCACGCCGATCTTCGTGGGCTTCTCCGCGCAGGCGGATGGCGGTGGCCTGGTGCCGTTCGCTCCGGGATTCGCCAGTGCCGAACAAATGCCAGACAGCTTCGACGCGGCCATCAGCCCGCAGACACAGATCATTCTGCGCAAACTGTCCAAGAAGGACCCGATGACCAAGAAGAAGGCTCTGCACGAGCTCCAGGAACTCATCGAACAGTCTGACGTGGAGACCTTGAAGAGCATTCTGCCCCTGTGGCCCAAGTACTACTTGAATCTGGCCAGTGACCCCGAGCACAATGTCCGGGAACTGACGCAGACGGTCCTGCAGCTGCTTATGGCAAAGTGCAAGAAGGCTATGGCTCCATACCTGAAGTTGCTGGTTCCCGTCTGGCTAGGAAGTCGCTTCGATACATACGCTCCAGCCGCCAGCATCGCGGGTCAATCTTTCCGAGAGACCTTTGCCGGCAGTGCGAACCGCACTAGGGAGGTGTGCATGCACTGCCAGCTGGAGATACTTGAGTACGCCACCCGAAATCTGACCTTTCACACTGCAGCAACGCTTTCCATTGGGAAGAGTCTCACGGCAGAAGAGGCGGAACAGAAGTACCAGCGCGTTGTTATTAGCAGCCTGAAGGTTTTGTCCTTCTTCCTGGAAGAAACGGCTCAAACGGAGGAGCTCAGCCAGGTCAAGGAGGGATTCGGCACGCTGGTGACCCATCAAAAATTCTGGAGCTTTGCCAAGCACAAAATACCGGCCATAAA AGCCGCTTGGTTTGAGTGCATCTACCACGTCCTGCAATCGGTTGCCCTTCTGGAAGTGCTATCTCCGCAAAAGGCGCAGTTGATAACGCTCTGCTTCCAGTTCATAGACGACGCCGATCCCGTAGTAGCCCCTCACGTTTGGGGCTGCATCTTGCTCCTTCAAAATAACTACGAGGATTG GTTCGTTCCCCTCAACGTTCGGAAGGCCCTTCTTCCGAAACTGTCGTCCCTGCTCCGCAATGGTTTCAATCGCAATGCCCAGGCCATCTGCCCAAACCTCCTTCCGTTTCTGTCCAAGATAACACCCACTGCCCTACAGGATCTGGATATTTACGAGTTTTACCAGCGCTTCTTTGACGACATAAAGCTTGCCGTCACCGGCAAGTTCGATCCTCCGCTCTCCAAATCGGACTGTACAGTAGTCCACAATACCTATTTTGAGTGCCTTCGATTCCTGATCCAGCAGATCAACAACAGCAAGGAGCGGGAGCCGAGGGAGCAGGAATTCGCGGAGGGATTGCTTCAAAATAATGTACTGGAACCCATTGGCTGGCTGTTGAAAAGCGAGAGCGCACACGTGAAAAACTTCTTCCAGCACAGCTCGGCGCTGGTTGCCTTCTGGGACCGGCAGATCAACAATGGCCTGGACAATGGTGGACTGTACGCCAAGTTGCTCAATCAGTTCTGGTCGCGCATCTTTGAGCTGGTCACTCAGGATCTGGCGCTTGAGGAGGTGAACGAGCAGCTACTCTCGCATGTCTTGCTTCTCGTGCACGACCTGCACATGGCCAATCCCAGCCTGGagtcgcccagtgtaaagtTTGTGGAGGAAGTGGAGGGAAAGGTGGAGAAAAGCGAGCCTACCACACCGGTAAAAAAGGCTCAGGAAGCGGCTGCGTTTATACAGAAGGAACTGAAGCAATTGGTTGTGAAGCTTGTGAGGATCTGCCTGGACAAAGCAAGTGGCAGCGCTTCCTCTCGTTATGTTGACCAAATTCGCACTCTCACGAAAATGTTTACCGATGCGGCGTTCTACGAGAGTCTAACAGATCGCGGGGACCTACGTGGAGCGCTCGATAAATTTGTGTCCCTGCTGGATTCCCCAAATGACGAGGCCTGCGAATCGATTGTGGAGATAGTATTTGAAATTCTGCTTCTATTAGAACCAGAGCAGcgttttgaatatattaaagaCACTCTTCTGAAG CTACAACAGCACCGAGTTCAGAGCCTTCTGCTCCATCGCCTGCTCTCCTATCCTCTTTGCCAGGAGCCCGCCGTAAGGCAGATGCTCAGTTGCTCGGACACCGGCAGCGTAATTGCCCGGATAGCGGCCGAGGTTGTGGTTGATAACGATCGGGAAAAGCTGAACCTGCTGCACAAGTGCTTCTTTCAAACGGACACCGGCGACATACTCATCAATGCTGAGACTGTGGATAAAATACTGCTGGCCATGTGCGGTCCTCTGGAGCAGCCGGAGCTGGTCGATGACATGGTGGAGGTGTGTGGCAGCTTCATTGCCCAAATAATGCCTGTGATTTGCAGCAACGACAACTCTTCGGTGGGCGTGCGTCAGCAGATCTTCCTCACCCTGTTTAAGTTTAGCTTGGAGCATCGTCCGGAGGAGTATCTGTCAGAGGACACTCTATGGGAGATAACCACGTGCTGGCAGGATGCGCTGTCTAGTAAAGACATTGAAGTCGACAGTGCAACGCTAAAAAGTTGCGCTGGCATAGTGGAGGACTTGGCCACGAGCGCCGACCTGAAGGCCGAAAATCTCGATGGAATGGCAGAGGCGATGGCCAAGTTTGTCATTTGCTCCACCGAAAATATTGAGGATGAGGAGAAGCGCTTGACTCGTATAGATGAAACAATAGCGGCTCTGCTCGAGTCTCCCTTGAAGACAAGCGAAAAGGTCAAGCGGTTTGAGAATCACTGCGTTCTCTTGGACGCTCTGCAGGGATCTGTGAGTGCGGGAGTTCCCTTCGAGAGCGCTTCCTTCGCGGACAATCACATTCTTCCGCTCCTCCAACGTTCCACGCTCAACTTCTTTACACTGTACAAACTGGTCTATCAATTCCCCCCACCCCAAACGACAAATGATCCCGAAGATGAGCTTACCGAGGACTACTGCGATCCGAATGCCGATGTTCTCACAAAATGGAGCGAGTCCTTGATTCTCGAACTACTCCAGTGCATTCGAGTAGCTGGCACAGCAGAGAGCTGGCTGGAAGTTTCCGATCTGCAGCCTTCAATGCAGGAATTGGTGCTGGTATTGTCGGAGAAGGTCAAGAGCTTTATGGGTAACAGTAGTGGGCTAGTGGACATAGTCAAGGATCGCCTCCAACTGTCGGCCCAACAGCAAGGCAGCGTTATTAGCTGCCGTCTTCTGAGCTACCTGACCTACTGTCCCCAGTACGCGGCTTTCGAGGAGAGCGCCACAATTCTGCTTCACGAGAATATCGCCGAATCTTTGGTTTCCCAAGGAGCTCACAAAGCCTATACAATGGCCCTGCAG TATCTCTTGCCTAGGCTTTCCCAGAAAGCCCTCAGTCTCAACTCAGCTATAATGCGAACGGAGCCACCAGAGATTTGGGTCAAGGCCGCTGTGTTCCATGCCCTACTCCTCAACAATTTCGAGGCTGAGATTAACGAGAAGACGGATCGTAATATCATTGTGTCGGCCGTGCAGTTCATGACCAGCATTGGAGAAAAGCAAGCGACCCAGAAGGATTTGCTCCATTACAATGT AGAACTAGCCAAGCAGCCCTTCGAATCGGTTATAAATACGGTGGAGTTTATCAAACTCCTAACTGAGGTTCTCAAACGGTTTCCCTACGAGCTGAGTATCAAAAACTGGGATGCCATTCGCATTGGTCTCAGCTCTTGGGTTCTCACTGTCTCCAAATCTATAGCTCAATTTGACGACCCAAag ACTTGCTTATTCGTGGTGGCAGTATATCAACTGTTCGGCGCGCTGATTGACTTCATTCGGTCAGAGAAGCAAAAGAGCTCAACGGAATTACTCAAGAATGTAATCGAGGAATGGGACTCTCTGTTTGCCAAGGAAGTCAGTGTGGTGCTGTTTAAGGCCTACTACCAGTTGACCCACGAGGCGAGTGTGGAGCCAGGCTTTCAGGCCTGTTATGAGGCCATGTTGGAGGGTCTGCTGCCTGCCTTAGAGCTGCTGGACTACAGCTTTGTTTATGCG TTCTGCAAGACAAACAGCAAAATCACCCTGGACCATCTCTGCAATTTCCTGTTCAAGCAGCTCTACAGCGCTCAGCACTCGATTCGGCTGAGTGCCGTGAATGCTCTGCGCCAGTTAACGCCCCACTTTGTGGCGGACGACATTGAACTGAATGAGAAGCAAAGCGAGAGTCTCAGTGCCACCATCTCCAAGTGGCACTTCCTCAACAGATTCGAGGACTACCTGACGCGCTACGATGCCCTGATACGAAAGTACCTGGATGAGTTCACTTTCAAACTGACGGAGCTGGAGGATCTCGAGCCCATAGACAGACACGAAGCGCTGAGCTACCTCCTCCTATGGGACTGCATCATCAATGCGTGTGCCAAGTCCCCAGTTGCCCTGAGAGCCGTCTACACCAACTGGCTGAATGATAACAAATACGAAGAG AATTTTCTGCACTTCCTCTTCCGCGCCATGCCAGTGGACATTCTGAAAAACCATGGGAACAAGGTGCACAGCAACGGCGTCTACAAGGAGCTCACTTGGCTTCAACTGAAGG ATCGAAAGCTGTCACTGGAGCGATATGTGTGTCACCTGTACACGGAGGTGCTGCGCAAGCTGCCTGCCGTGGTGCGCAGATGGTGGAATGCCACTCAGTCCAGGCAGAAGAACTTCGTAGACAACCTTACCACCAACTATGTGAGCTCGCTGATCTGCAGCGAGGAGCTCAAGGCTATCGCCAATCGAAAGGAGAAGCACGAGAATATGCAG GTCACCGTTCACTCTTCCACCAGAGAAGTGCTTGCGGTCTATGCCATCGATGAGGCCCGCATGGAGCTGGTAATTACTCTGGCTCCCAACTATCCTTTGGGTGCCGTCAAGGTGGAGTGCGGCAAGCAGATCGGTGGGCGGGCCTCCTCCCGAAATGTGGGCATGCAGCTGACCATCTTTCTTACACATCAG aaTGGCACTATCTACGACGGTCTAACGATGTGGAAAAATAATCTGGACAAGAAGTTCGAAGGCGTTGAGGAGTGCTATGTGTGCTATACCGTCATCCACCAGGATACTTGCCAGTTGCCAAAGCTTACGTGCAAGACCTGCAAAAAGAAATTCCACGGACCCTGCTTG TACAAATGGTTCACCACTAGCAGCAAGTCCACATGTCCCATTTGTCGCAACGTCTTCTAG
- the Rcd7 gene encoding uncharacterized protein Rcd7 produces the protein MASEKPVNFHNMPSEMPPPKRMQLKGERVTVAEAINFLKTQCEERVDHKPVDPTTAEGPTVADELNARLAMVHVRESRAKPIRRLVKYPTNELQSLYRFICVCPRYHPCYVACQHTGQIIIDRDVLSREEHICFLATPKKDFKSPQLVAQQPRYYTKKISVNQCTARVERLADPHPLRVSDTFKYFKDYLSPRHIAALEYQMRPKPPVEAMTMERALEYMEEEMRQRRAARRVHKRRCKGLKKRILQRQQKQMQKIICVLFEEMKDFLLNDQFIVDENSPLCCVILERLREFTDQEFYTTSNLREYQRILANNLTVWINKFISNLNIYLAPQQQPPEQRPMLAYNDPEQFVPLSDYISVSDEMGAEEMLGADEPGAEYGDYEYDEDYMPDVLNADDLSEEQ, from the exons ATGGCTTCCGAAAAGCCAGTTAATTTCCATAACATGCCCTCCGAGATGCCGCCGCCGAAACGCATGCAGCTGAAGGGCGAAAGGGTGACTGTTGCTGAGGCAATCAACTTTCTAAAGACGCAGTGCGAAGAACGAGTGGATCACAAGCCGGTGGATCCAACCACTGCGGAGGGACCCACGGTGGCGGACGAGCTCAATGCGCGCCTGGCCATGGTTCATGTGCGCGAGTCGCGAGCCAAGCCCATTCGCCGCCTGGTAAAATACCCAACCAATGAGCTGCAGAGCCTGTACAG ATTTATTTGCGTTTGCCCACGCTACCATCCCTGTTACGTGGCCTGCCAGCATACGGGCCAGATCATCATCGACAGAGACGTACTGTCGCGAGAGGAGCATATCTGCTTCCTAGCCACTCCCAAGAAGGACTTCAAATCGCCGCAGTTGGTGGCTCAACAGCCGCGTTACTACACTAAGAAAATCTCCGTCAACCAGTGCACGGCCCGCGTGGAGCGTCTGGCCGATCCGCATCCGTTGCGGGTGAGCGATACTTTCAAGTACTTCAAGGATTATCTATCGCCGCGCCACATTGCTGCTCTCGAGTATCAGATGAGGCCCAAGCCTCCGGTGGAGGCCATGACCATGGAAAGGGCACTGGAGTATATGGAGGAGGAGATGCGCCAACGCAGAGCGGCCAGGCGTGTGCATAAGCGCCGCTGCAAGGGTCTCAAGAAACGCATCCTGCAGCGTCAGCAGAAACAAATGCAGAAAAtcatttgtgttttgtttgagGAAATGAAGGACTTCCTGCTTAACGATCAGTTCATAGTAGACGAGAACTCGCCGCTTTGTTGTGTGATACTTGAAAGACTTCGAGAATTTACAG ATCAAGAGTTCTACACGACAAGCAATTTACGAGAATATCAACGGATCCTTGCCAACAATCTGACCGTTTGGATCAACAAGTTCATATCGAACCTGAACATTTACCTGGCGCCGCAACAGCAGCCGCCCGAGCAACGCCCCATGCTTGCCTATAACGATCCCGAACAATTCGTGCCCTTGTCGGACTACATTTCAGTGAGCGATGAAATGGGCGCCGAAGAGATGCTCGGCGCTGATGAACCCGGTGCCGAGTATGGCGACTATGAGTACGACGAGGACTATATGCCCGACGTCCTCAATGCCGATGACCTGTCGGAGGAACAGTAA